Sequence from the Rutidosis leptorrhynchoides isolate AG116_Rl617_1_P2 chromosome 3, CSIRO_AGI_Rlap_v1, whole genome shotgun sequence genome:
tttacggtgtttttcgtgtttccagattttaaatcattaagttagcatatcatatagatatagaacatgtgtttagttgattttaaaagtcaagttagaaggattaactttcgtttgcgaacaagtttagaattaactaaactatgttctagtgattacaagtttaaaccttcgaataagatagctttatatgtatgaatcgaatgatgttatgaacatcattactaccttaagttccttggataaacctactggaaaagagaaaaatggatctagcttcaacggatccttggatggctcgaagttcttgaagcagaatcatgacacgaaaacaagttcaagtaagatcatcacttgaaataagattgttatagttatagaaattgaaccaaagtttgaatatgattattaccttgtattaaaatgataacctactgtaagaaacaaagatttcttgaggttggatgatcaccttacaagattggaagtgagctagcaaacttgaaagtattcttgattttatgtaactagaacttgtaaaatttatgaagaacacttagaacttgaagatagaacttgagagagattaattagatgaagaaaattgaagaatgaaagtgtttgtaggtgtttttggtcgttggtgtatggattagatataaaggatatgtaattttgttttcatgtaaataagtcatgaatgattactcatatttttgtaattttatgagatatttcatgctagttgccaaatgatggttcccacatgtgttaggtgactcacatgggctgctaagagctgatcattagagtgtatataccaatagtacatacatctaaaagctgagtattgtacaagtacgaatacgggtgcatacgagtagaattgttgatgaaactgaacgaggatgtaattttaagcatttttgttaagtagaagtattttgataagtgtattgaagtctttcaaaagtgtataaatacatattaaaacactacatgtatatacattttaactgagtcgttaagtcatcgttagtcgttacatgtaagtgttgttttgaaacctttaggttaacgatcttgttaaatgttgttaacccaatgtttataatatcaaatgagattttaaattattatattatcatgatattatcatgtatgaatatctcttaatatgatatatatacattaaatgtctttacaacgataatcgttacatatatgtctcgtttaaaaatcattaagttagtagtcttgtttttacatatgtagttcattgttaatatacttaatgatatgtttacttatcatagtatcatgttaactatatatatatatccatatatatgtcatcatatagtttttacaagttttaacgttcgtgaatcaccggtcaacttgggtggtcaattgtctatatgaaacatatttcaattaatcaagtcttaacaagtttgattgcttaacatgttggaaacatttaatcatgtaaatatcaatctcaattaatatatataaacatagaagagttcgggtcactacaattgaatcacaaagaatcacaactatccttggcggaatgatagttggttgatacagattacctagactatagctaagaggtaaactaaaagctattacacgtttttgactctataaaaaaataaacacacaccactagttgttacaatagtggatacaacaatatatagtagtcctattaaccgtgtaatggttctattgtccagtGGTACATAGgaagtctgtacttgtggggacaactacatcagagagcatgctctcctctttcctctttggtagctatttgcaggaacaccccaattcggtttggcaccactatttgattaaacaaatagaatgttgtgttccctaggtgttgtcaaagtataacacatgtctgcacatgcgttaaacttctgcattcccacgtggtcttgtaaggtcacttgtcagccgccgacgcgtgtccttttctgttcaactttgtctttgacttctgttgaatagtaccattgatgtagaccacccggtaaactactatgcttataatggagcatagctgtcttgtgtagtaagctgcattccagctgtgctggttcttcattgctgagtcacttcatattcttgatttgctgagtacacatcctgtgctgattgaagaacactgtctaccttgtgctggtagactgagcagcaaactaaacactcgacacatcaatatctgctgtctaggcataaacaaacttgtgatgactgcacataacattttagtgcaaataaattacagttttatcataattaaatccttaattattttggggactcaacagtaaccattcgggaggaagcaaaaaaattttttttttcgttttttgaaaaaaatttgttcacgaacattatagatgagatgaaaatatgaacatttagtagagacactttgtgataaatgtttttaatttggcggaaaaacgctcgaagaagtaatatataacaattatcgtatttttctagcgtattttgaggttttagctattggggtttagatattagggtttatagagtttagatattagggtttagaaatttagggtttagggtttagatttaggatttagattgagtttttaacacgaacggtttaaagtttagggtttagggtttggtgttttgggtttatggaataaacccaaaacaccaaaccctaaaccctaaaccctaaactctaaatcgggctaaattttacttcacaaaacatgaagaagaaaaaaaacgttcatattcttcacgaacaatattatcttgaatgttatttttgtcgatcgttttcccgcctaaataataacattcatcacgaagtgtctcttctaaatgttcatattttcgtgtgatcttgatgccggaaaaaaaattcaaaaaaaacgagaaaaaaaaaatattttgcttccccccgattggttacttccccattgatcctgcccatatatatatatatatatatatatatatatatatatatatatatatatatatatatatatatatatatatatatatatataaagcacaTTTTATATTTAAAGTTTAATTTTTATTTCAAATTTTATTAGAAAAAAGTTAGACTGCTCACAACCATAGCACCTGTCAAAAATAGACATTTGTGACACATCTACGCCACTTCAGCAACTTTTTCATAAGACTTAACTCATCACACTCCCTAGTATCCATGACATACCCTTTTACTATCAAATATAGAcacctaaattaattaattaatacaatGTATTATTTTTAATGGGTAATGTACAACAAAATAATGCAAATACTCCGTGATAGAATATATTTGGGAACGACATGTTGGAGGACAACAAGTCAAGGGCTCCAACGACATGTTGGTAGCAATAGAGTCTTTCTTTGACACCTTCAGGAGATCCAACGACGTACCATTGTGAGTAGTCTTATACGGAACAAAAACTATTTTAATAGAACAAACGAACGCATATATCTTTTTTCTAATAAAacctaaaatttaaaatttaagttaAAATAGAAAATGTGCTTTTCAGTTTGAAATACAAACCCAATACGGAGTAAAATACAAGAGAATTGTCTAGTGTGCAAAAGTGAGCCCCAGAGTGATGGAGGTGAACGTTGATAATGGTGGTTCATCGCTACCTTCCAATTACGTCACCATCCATGACCTCAAACAACGATggcttcaacaacaacaacaacagaaacctTCTTCAAACACTCGATTGAAATCGAATCCCAAATCAAACGAAAACGATGATACTGCTTCCAAAACCTCAAACGACGCCGTTTCTCGAAGCGGAAATGAGCTCCAATCGCCACCAACACCTGAGGTTGAACGTAAGGTACTTAATGATTCCAAAACCCTAATTCGTCTTTCAAATGAAGAGCGACAAACtagcatcatcaacaacaacaaacagTCGCGGGACAAAAATAGTGCTAAACCTCCTCGAAACCCTAGGTTTATAAATAATCAAATTCCTACCGGAGAAACCGCACAATCGGAATCTGAATCGGAACCGGTGGTGGCGATGAAGAAGACGAGGAACGAAAACGGTGCTGCTTCCAAAACTTCAAACGACGCCGTTTCTCGTAGCGAAAATGTGCTCAAATCGCCACCAACAGCTGAGGTTGAACGTACGGTACTTGATGATTCCAAAACCGTAAATCGTGTTTCAAATGAAGAACATCAAGTTagcttcaacaacaacaacaaacaatcgaGGAATAGAATTAGTTCTAGAGCTCCTCGAAACCCTAGGTTTATCATTAATCAAATTCTAACTGGACAAACGGCACAACTGGAATCTGAACCGGTGGAGGAGATGAAGAAGATGAGGAACGAAAACGATGCTGCTTCCAAAACCTCAAACGACGCCGTTTCTCGTAGTGGAACTGTGCTCAAATTGCCGCCAACAGCTGAGGTTGAACGTAAGGTACTTGATGATTCCAAAACCGTAATTCGTGTTTCAAATAAAGAACAACAAACtagcatcatcaacaacaacaaacagTCTTGGAACGAAAATAGTTCTAGAGCTCCTCGAAACCCTAGGTTTATTACTAATCAAATTCCAACTGGAGAAACGGCAGAACCGGAATCGGAACCGGTGGAGGAGATGAAgaaaacgaagaagaagaagaaaaggaaacaaTCTCGGAATCGAATTCCTACTAAGGTCGATGAATTGAATGATGAAACGGTGCCGATTGTTGAGGATGAGAATGTGGTTGAGGAGATACAAGAACAACAACAGGTGCATGAAGGTGAGCACCAGAATCAGAATAGGAATTGGAATCGAAAGGAAATTAGGGAATCGAAACACAAAACGGCACAGGTTGTTGTTGATCAGAATCTGGTTGAGGAAATTAAACAACATGAACAGGTGAATTCAGGTGAACGCCGTAATCGGATTAGGAATCAAAAGGAAGTTAGGGAATGGAAACACAAAACGGCACAGGTTGTTGTTGATCAGAATCTGGTTGAGGAAATTAAACAACATGAACAGGTGAATTCAGGTGAACGTCGTAATCAGTTTAGGAATCAAAAGGAAGTTAGGGAATCGAAACACAAAATGGCAATGGTTGTTGATCAGAATCTGGTTGAGGAAATAAAACAACATGAACAGGTGAATTCAGGTGAACGCCATAATCAGATTAGGAATCAAAAAGAAGTTGGGGAATCGAAACAGAAAACGGTACCAGTTGTTGTTGATCAGAATGTGGTTGATGaggttgttgctgctgctgctgctgtgcaAGAAATTAAAGTGATCAAAATGAGTATGCTGAATTACAGTAGTAGAAGAGGTACTTCGAGTTCAGGTTCAGGTAATGGAAGATTTCATGGTTCGAAATACGGGCAACGGAGATCACTTTATCGGGAGAACACTAAGGGGAAAATGTCACAGATGTGGGTCAAAAAAGGGGAATCTGTGCCTAACTCGTGTATATAGGTATTAAGCTTTCAATATCTGGTAAATTTTTCCTTAATTATATGTGTGTTttacttttatattatttattgattCTCGGTAATGTGTGATGTTGGGTGCATACTGCTTGTGAAACAAGCAAAAACACAATAACAGGACACCTTaaattcaaaaatgtgaaagagtAGAAGCTATTGACTCGTACAAAATGAATCTCTTTCTGGAGATAACTTGGGTAATAGTGCTGAGTAGTGGTAATTGTAGTCTTAAGTGGTTACTTGGTAGTTATATTGCATGTTTTAGTGTTACGATAGAGCGATCAGAGTATTCTACATGTTTTGTAACGTAGATTTTTGAAAGTGTTTGGGCAGTATGGACGAGATTGGTTTGTTTGTCAATATTTGGGAATTCAGACCACCATAGTGTTGGTAGAAATTGTTACAGCCAAACATATTTATACGTGGATCATGAGTCTTGATTTACTCCTTTGACACTTTTTTTGGCATTTGGTATCGTTTTGTTTTGGATTTAGTTTGTCAAATACTCCTTTACTGACTTTGGTAAACACTTTGCATTCCCCATGATAGAATCTTGACAATGCTTTTTTATTCTTTGTTCGAGCCTATGATAACTAGTTAGTGATTTTAGTCCAAGGCTACAGTTTGTGATTTAAAATAGCTGTAACAGATGCTTGTTTGTGGTGAGTTGTTTATATATCTAGGCATCTAGCACAGGATTTTGTGAGTTGGATGTGATTATGATGTTTGTCATATTGCAGTAAGGCTTAGGATTTTGTAATTCACCTTATGGAAATTTGAGTCTAGCACAGGACTttgaaacccatggaaatttgattctaccattttcatggtttttttttttttttttttttttttttttttttttttttttttttatcttactattttttttaaaaaaaaagaaacttcctactttttggccggaggtccactcggaagcaatctccttatctgtcgaatagagagagggatgactttctctacttttgtgaGTGTTTTCaccctgggtggagaaatgacttgttctattctcggataggggaatgattgtctacatctcacctccctcatacaccactcatgtggtggtggtggtagtggtggtggtggtggtggtggtggtggtggtgtcgtCGGCGTCGGCGGCGGCGGCGGTGGAGGATACTTTCGATTAATATATCTTAAATCTCATAGTTGTTACTGATTCTGGTAACATCTACTTCTACTGAATGTTTAATAAAATTCATAACACGATCCATGACTAAAAAGAATTATGATTAAATAGGAAACACCAATCTGTAATAAGATTCCTCACAAAACCTTGGCTCAGTTGCTGTAATCAGATAACTTTTAGATAGGTGAATTATGAACATAATTGTGTAATTGTGTTTCTGCTTCTGCTTTAGAAATATGTGCATTTTCTCTTGTTCAGGACCTTTATGCAGCAAAATTCATATTTTTGGACTTTTATAAGGCTCCCAATCAATCAAACAGTATAAGAGAAACTAGTGCAAAATCTAGGTCAATTTGTTCCTCACTCACTTGTTGCTCATTTGGCTATTTGCCCAAAGATGAAATTGATGACATTTGTAAATGTATCTGCTAACAAACTATATGTGATTTGATACAGGCAACTTTCAACAGTAAGAAGAGGTCGGCAGATAACTGAGGCGACAGAGCACGGTTGCAGGATTACATTAGAAATTGTGTTGATGAAAATTACATTTGAAGATGTATAAAGGGGTTTGACTTTTACTTATGATATGCATCTTGATTCATTGGGCATATTTGAGGTTTATGATGCGTTTGTTCTTTCTTTAATATTGGAGAAATGGGAAAAACTTAAAAGACCTAATTGGAAAAAATTGAatcttcttttctttttttatGCTTTATGTTTTTTCAATTTGAATTTTTATGTTAGTCGATTCATGATCACATTTTCATTCTTGTTCTTTCAAAGTACCCAAACACATTGAAATTTACTGTTGCATGCAAGGTCTGTGCTCCTAACAACCATGGTTGCAAACAGCGTCCCTTGCAACGGCCGTTGCAACGTTTTGATGAGTAGCCCATCTCGACCCTGCCTCGGCGTGTCAACGGTCAAAAGGCGAGAAATGCCGAGTCAACGCCAGTCAAAAGTCAAAATTTCGGTCaaaagttggtcaaataaatcaaaATTGATGTGGTTTAGTACTTTAGTGTtacttttttatattatattagcggTAATAGTGATTATAGGTAGAAATTGGTCAACGAAAGTTTTTTGTCTTTaaaatatgtatgtgtgtatacaaGTTAACGTTCGTCTTGACCCCATCTCGACCCTTTAAGGTCCCGACCGTCTCGACTCCATCTCGCGCCTTTTCCAACCTTGCTAACAACACGAGCTATTGATTTTCTATAAAAACATTTAACACATATACTTGATCCACTTGTACTAAAACGGATAAACGTTAACAATAAGAATACATGAATCAATTTCATCGAAAACATAGTACTCGTATGGAA
This genomic interval carries:
- the LOC139898757 gene encoding uncharacterized protein, which codes for MEVNVDNGGSSLPSNYVTIHDLKQRWLQQQQQQKPSSNTRLKSNPKSNENDDTASKTSNDAVSRSGNELQSPPTPEVERKVLNDSKTLIRLSNEERQTSIINNNKQSRDKNSAKPPRNPRFINNQIPTGETAQSESESEPVVAMKKTRNENGAASKTSNDAVSRSENVLKSPPTAEVERTVLDDSKTVNRVSNEEHQVSFNNNNKQSRNRISSRAPRNPRFIINQILTGQTAQLESEPVEEMKKMRNENDAASKTSNDAVSRSGTVLKLPPTAEVERKVLDDSKTVIRVSNKEQQTSIINNNKQSWNENSSRAPRNPRFITNQIPTGETAEPESEPVEEMKKTKKKKKRKQSRNRIPTKVDELNDETVPIVEDENVVEEIQEQQQVHEGEHQNQNRNWNRKEIRESKHKTAQVVVDQNLVEEIKQHEQVNSGERRNRIRNQKEVREWKHKTAQVVVDQNLVEEIKQHEQVNSGERRNQFRNQKEVRESKHKMAMVVDQNLVEEIKQHEQVNSGERHNQIRNQKEVGESKQKTVPVVVDQNVVDEVVAAAAAVQEIKVIKMSMLNYSSRRGTSSSGSGNGRFHGSKYGQRRSLYRENTKGKMSQMWVKKGESVPNSCI